Proteins from a single region of Heterodontus francisci isolate sHetFra1 chromosome 29, sHetFra1.hap1, whole genome shotgun sequence:
- the LOC137346025 gene encoding probable G-protein coupled receptor 139, whose amino-acid sequence MGQSIILQIESIYYPILAIVGIPANLTTIVILSRGRCELSKCITRYLVAMSAADLSVLVFDVILYEIKDAYFPYSFLNYTPICCLNLALLFASVDCSVWLTVAFTFDRFVAICCQKLRTNYCTAKTAAVVIAVVCSLSILESVPIYFVYEPREIIDNIPWSCYVKSSFYTLPIWVAFLWLETVLTPLSPFVLILLFNALTIRNIVQANRVRRGLRGNCSGENHNDPEMVNRRKSMILLLAISGSFILLWMVTFVSYICVQFTDTQFLEANYNDPFTILEQSGYILRAMSCCTNTFIYAVSQSKFRGELNNVIKRPLALITYLFK is encoded by the coding sequence CTAATCTAACGACAATTGTGATTCTCTCCCGCGGACGTTGCgagctctccaaatgcatcacccgtTATCTGgtagccatgtcagcggcggatctttcTGTCCTGGTCTTTGATGTAATACTCTATGAAATTAAAGATGcttattttccatattcattcctgaactacACTCCCATTTGCTGTCTTAACCTCGCCTTGCTTTTTGCCTCCGTTGATTGCTCTGTCTGGTTAACTGTTGcgttcaccttcgatcgatttgtggccatttgttgtcagaagctacGAACAAACTATTGCACTGCTAAAACTGCAGCAGTGGTCATAGCAGTGGTGTGTTCTTTGAGCATTTTGGAAAGCGTTCCAATTTACTTTGTATATGAACCTCGGGAAATAATTGATAACATTCCATGGTCCTGCTATGTAAAATCCAGCTTCTATACCTTGCCTATATGGGTAGCATTTTTGTGGCTGGAAACTGTTTTAACCCCACTTTCTCCATTTGTTTTGATTTTACTGTTCAATGCACTGACCATCAGGAACATTGTACAGGCTAACAGAGTGAGAAGAGGTCTCCGAGGTAACTGCAGTGGTGAGAATCACAATGATCCCGAGATGGTGAACCGAAGAAAATCAATGATTTTATTGCTCgccatatctggcagttttatacttttATGGATGGTGACATTCGTATCTTATATATGTGTACAATTTACAGATACTCAGTTTTTAGAAGCAAATTACAACGACCCATTTACTATTCTTGAACAATCTGGATATATCCTTCGGGctatgagttgctgcacaaacacgtttATTTATGCGGTTTCCCAGAGTAAATTCAGAGGTGAACTGAACAATGTGATTAAGCGTCCCTTGGCTCTAATAACGTATTTATTTAAGTAA